The Chamaesiphon minutus PCC 6605 DNA window ATGACAGCTCAGAAATTGCTCGGTGTCGGTTGCGAACCACCCGCTCGCTGAATATATTTAACTGCGCTAGCATTGCCGTTACACTTTCAGGCTCGATCGCTGCGGTTTGATAATAACAACAAGCACGATTTCCATCATTAGTAACAACAAATGTCAGTCCGTTAATCTTACCCAAATAATCTTCAAGACGTTTGACAATTACAATTTCTACAGGCAGTCGCTCTGACACTGGAACCTTAGATAATGCTTTAAGTTCTGGATATCTTAATACTAAGTCTCGCGCATAAGTTTGACGGCGGTTAATTTCGCCAAGCTGACGCTCGATCGATTCAAAGTTCTGCATAAAACTCAGGCTAGAGTCCAGATCGAATCGAACGGGTACGACATCTGTCCACAAGTCCGGCAATCCAGCCAATTTTTCTGCAAGCCAATCGAAGCTCATGCCAATATCGAAACTATTTTGTCGCAATAATCGCGACAGAAAAGCGATAATGATTATCAGTGTAAAGTTATTAAAATGTGCTTCATCTAAGCCAGTTGATAACGACAACTCTTGACATTCGACATTGGCATTTATTAACCGATTACCAGCTTTAGCAAATGGGATCGAAATGGGATCGATCGCGGCCAACCGTGCGACCCAAAATGGCTCATGTTTGACTAGTGCCGTTTCCAATTCAGAAATTTTGCAAGCGACATCTGGCTCGATATCTACTAACCGATTTCCAACTTTAAGCTCAAACCGATCGATAAAATCAGTTATAGATAATGTCTCGCCATTAGCACTTTTGACAGCCAACAATAGCAGATCGTTACTAACTGTAGCGACCGTCAGGCGACTACAACCGATCTCGACGATCGATCCTGGTAGCGATTGAGATCGTACATCGAGAACGGCAACTTCAGTGACAATAATTATTTGGTTACCGATCGCTAATTTAGGCAATCCGATAGAGTTTTCATAATCCCCAAAAGTGAGCGACCTTACCATCGCATCGATCCGCTCGGCACTCCAAGACCAAGGTAAAATACAACCAGGTGTTGGTTTGTGCTTGCGTCCGAAATAACTGCGTAGTGCTAAATTTTGTCTGGCGATCGTGACTCGATCTGTAACTAATTCCTCTACCAATATCTCGAACAGTCTCAGGATTTCTTCATAGCACCTGACACTCAAACTCAAGGTAGTTTCATCATCATCGAGTTGAAAACTACCTTGTTTGAGCAGATCGCCACCGTCGATCTGCGTCGTGACTCGATGCCACGTAACGCCATGAATTGATTCGCGATAGAAAATTGCCCAGGCTGGAGCATTAAGTCCACCGTATTTAGGTAATAAGGCATCGTGACAATTAATCGCGCCGCGCTTAGGAAGATCGATAATTTCCTGAGTTAAAATTAGTGAATTTGATATACTAAATAGATAATCAAATGGCTCCTGACTTAAAAATTTGTAGATATTATCGGTAGGCTCGATCCAAGGAATATTATAGTTGTTTGCCCAACTGGCGATCGATTCTCCTGTAGAAATAATCCCTAAAATCTGACAATTACGTGCTAGTAAGACTTCGCCGCAAGGAATTAAAAACGAATCGCGGCCTATTAAGTAACAAGTAAACGGCGATCCGATCTGCCGATCGTCTGTCTCGAAACCGGACATTTGCACTCCTTTTCCAAACTGCTCTAAATCTGGCAAATGTTCCATTAGTTCGGTTTATCCTTTAGTCTTTTCCAGAGTCGCTGGCATAACAAATAAGCTAATCGTATATTTTTTGGATTATGTATTAATGTATTTAATTTTTTAATTTTAGACTAATCGATCGCTCATACAGTGTATCAAATATTACGAATAAATGTAAAGTTGCGATCGACGATTGCATGGTAGATAAATTACCGATTTGTAGAGCTATAGATCGACTCAATCTACTGACATCTAGCTCCAATATATATTTAATATTCTTTACCCAAGCGCAGAGGTCGATCTCGATCGCGTTCTTTTCCCCTTGGCAATCGCGCTGCATTTTTCGACTAAGGCGACGAGCTAACTAAAAATACTTTTAAAATATTCCAATTCTGTGATATTATATAGGAGATCTGGCTCCACGCGGTCGTAACGCCCAAACCTTGTCAGGACTGGAAGGTAGCAGCAACACGGGATGCTTATAACAGGCGTGGTATCCGGGTCACAAAAGTATTTTGCCTACAACGGGAATTGCCATCCGACACTACAATATCGGCAAACCGTACCATCTAACCCCTAGCTGTCGATTCTCCTTCAGAGAGGCTACGCCAACGATTCGAGCGGTTATCTTATAATTATAGATAGCTCGAAAAGTTCTCACTAATAACTCAAAATTTAACTATGGCTGGACTAGGCGATATCGTTCAAAAAGCATTTTACCTTGGAGTTGGATTAGCCACTACCGCTGGAGAACAAGCTGGCGAGAAGCTATCCTCGATCGGTGTCCAAGCCCAGAAACTCACCGATGAAATGGTTGCCAAGGGTGAAATTACCACCGAAGAAGCCCGCAAGTTGGTCGATGAGATGATTAAATCTGCCCAACAACAGAATTTAAACCAAGTTCAAGACACCACTACCGAACGCGCTAAAAAAACGAACGAGCCGCGCCGAATCGAGATTGTCGCCGATAACGAACCTCCAGCTTCTGCCACAGAATCACCTGACAACATCAGTCAGATGCGCAAGCAGGTAGAAGAATTGCAAGAAGAACTCAAACGGATGAAAAACTCCTAAATTTATATCTCTGACTATAATAGTGCCTATTGTAGATCCAGGGTACCTATAAAGGGCATCCCTACACGATTAATCTGTAGAGAGGTGCCCCTGATGAATACCCTCCTACGATCGCTGGTGAATATTCAGCAATTCCAAATTCAGATTTTGACAACTTGGTAGGGTGAGCAGGAGAATAGAGAGACTTCAAAAAGAGAAGCAGAATGGAGCCAATGAAGCTGAGTTTTGGGGTATTGATAGTCTATCTGAACCGAGCAATTCTTCAGATGAAAGATCCGCGCCTTGCCAGCAATGGCACTAAATACACCATCAGAGATGCTGTGTTGGGAGCATTTTCGATGTTTTTCATGCAAAGCGAATCCTTTTTAGAACATCAGCGGCACATGAATAGCAATCAGGGCAAAAGCAATGCTCAGACACTGTTTGGCATGATTAAAATCCCAACAGTGCCGCAAATTCGGAATATCCTGGATGAAATTTCAGCCACAGCACTATTTGGAGTATTCAATCACGTCTATCAGTCTTTAAGACGAGAAGGTCACTTGAAACCGTTTGAATATCTCGGTGGATTACTAGTTGCGCTGGATGGAACTCAGTATTTTGACTCGCACAAACTCAACTGTAAATGCTGTTCGAGCCGTACCCACAAAAATGGCACAGTAACTTACTTCCACAGTGCCATTTTGCCTGTAATAGTTGCGCCTGGGCAATCTCAAGTAATTTCCTTAGCTCCGGAATTCATCACACCTCAAGATGGTCACCAGAAGCAGGACTGCGAAGTGGCAGCAGCTAAACGATGGCTCAAAACTCATGCCCCAGAATTCCAAGGACAAGCAATCACTCTACTCGGAGATGACCTCTACAGTCACCAACCAATGTGTGAACAGGTGATAGCGTCGGGAATGAACTTTATCTTTACCTGTTTAGAAACGTCTCATACTGCTGTTTATGATTGGTTGAAATACTTGGATGGTATTGGCGAGGTGAAAAAGCTAGAAGTGAAACAGTGGAACAGCAATTCAAGCGAATTATATAGCTATCAATATGTGAATGGAATTCCTCTAAGGGACTCCCAGCCAGCAATGAAGGTCAATTGGTGTAAACTAATCCATACCCGCCAATCAGATGGAGAAATATTATATGAAAATTCATTTATTACCCGCCATGAATTAAACGAACAGAGCGTACCTCTGGTTGCTGCGGCTGGTCGATGTCGTTGGAAGACCGAAAATGAAAATCATAATGTGCTCAAAACAAAGGGATATCATCTGGAGCATAACTTTGGGCATGGTCAGCAGCATTTAGCTGCTTGTTTATTGACGCTGAACCTGTTGGCATTCCTTTTTCACACTGTTTTGCATTTAACAGATCTTGCATATGGACAGATTCGTCTCAAGCGTGTTACTCGTAAAGGCTTTTTTCAAGATATCCTCAGTCTTACCAAATATTTACTCTTTGAGAGTTGGCCTTCTTTGATTGATTTCATGCTTTACGGCTCGGCTTCCACTCTGGTCGCCAACTCTTCCTAGATTTTTGAATTTGGAATTGCTGGTGAATATTTGTCTGCCTATACACCGATCGCAAAATCGGGTATAATTGTACAGATTGCCTGGAGAGGTGTCCGAGTGGTTGATGGTGGCTGACTCGAAATCAGTTTTAGGGTTACACCTAACGGAGGTTCGAATCCTCTCCTCTCCGTATTTTTCATCTAATTGTGAATATTTTCACCCAAACCCCTAATTTATATTAAGGGGTTTGTTGTATGTACGCATAACCTTTTAAAGTAATGCTAGAAATCTGGAGTATCTACCTAGCTAGCCGATGATTATTACCATTACTGCGCTCAAGGGTGGTGTCGGCAAGACAACCACATCCATTCACTTGGCTGCTTACCTTCAGGAAAATGCACCAACATTGCTCATTGATGCCGATCGCAACCGTTCGGCACTAGTCTGGTCGCGCGAAGATAAACTACCATTTACCGTCGCCTCTCAAGCTGGTGCTACGGCCATTATTAGCAAGTATACTCACATTATTACCGATACCCAAGCCCGTCCCGAACAGGACGAACTCAAAGATTTGGTTGCTAGTAGCGATCTCCTGATCGTCCCCACGACTCCCAACCATCTCGATATCGACACCACAATCAAAACCACCGAACTTCTAGAAGAGTGGGGTGCAAAATACAAGATCTTACTTACCCAAGTAGATTCACGCACCAAAACCGGACGCGAAGCCAGAGCCATCCTCGAAGAAGCGAAATTGCCTCTCTTTAAAACTGATATTCCCCTCCTAGTCGCCTTCGAGAGATCGTCTAGTCGGGGAGTAGTAATTAAAGATTATGGCGACCCCCGCGCTCAATTTGGCTGGTCTAAGTATCAAGCCGTAGGCAAAGAGATCTTGGCATAGAATAATCGATCGACCCAAGCTCGTCGATCGACAGATAGTGCTACAGACTCTAGGTACGATCCATTTTGGAGACAATCTTTGAAAAATAGAGTAAGTGCAACTGATAATTTGCGCTTACTCTACTTTTAGAGACAGATCGGATCCTCGATCGGTGTTGCCGATAATCGATAGACTGATTTAATCCCGCGCCCCGCTATCCTCCCTAGCTTTTCATACTTTCTTGGCGAAGCCTCTCTACAACAGAATCCAGCAACGCCGGAGAGAGATCGGAATCAGTATCCGCAAGATCTTTAGCTAAAGCTAACACTTTTTGACTGCACTCCAAAATAGTGCTGGCATGGAGAGATTGTTCCGCAGTAAGTTCTGTACTTACTAAGAGCTGAGTTGCACCAATGACATCTTCGATATACGCACCGAAATTGCGGCTGACGGCTGAGAATCGGTCGCTCTCTGCTTGTGCGGCTAACTGAAGACGATCGCGCTCTAGTTTGAGTCGTAAAAGTGAGGCAACTCTAGCCGACAGTTCGAGTCGACCGATCGGTTTAATCAGGAAATCATCTGCTCCAGTCATTAGTGACAAGTTAAGAAGCGATCGCACTTGTCAAGCGGGCTTGAGGCGATGAGTCGAAGAAAAAATTGTCTGTTCGACTCATAGAATCAGGAAAAGGTGCAATAATTAACTTAACATTAGGTTTACGAACAGTTTTAACAATACCTAAATCTTGATTCTCTGGGGCAGCAAAATAGGTGACTGGATTGGCAGCTAAACCTTTATGATGAGCTACATGAAAGTGATAAAGACCTCGATAAATCATCTCTAAAGAAATGCGGTCGAATGGGAGAGATAATTCATCAGCTACAGCATCACCTAAATCGACTAGAACTGCATAAAACAGCCAAGTCCCCCACATCTGTAATTTAATTCCATTAACTGAACCAGTCCATAAATAACTCAACCCGAGCAATCGTTTAACAGTATTAAAAGCCTCTTCAATTCGCCACCGTCTTCCGTACAAATCGGCGACTACATAGGGAGGAAGATTCAATGGGTCGAGTACACTAGTTAGATAAGAATACCAGACTTTACCCACTTTAATTTCGACTAATCTTACAGTTATATATGGAGTCTTTTTGGTGCCAGACCCCATCCGCACTATTCGGTCACGGATACTATAACTATTGCTAAATACTCGCTCTATCTGTAGCGATGCACCTTTTTTTAATCGAGTAATAAAATGAATATCTCTGTTAATTAATTCTTGCCAAAATTGGAAATGATAGAAGCCTCGATCCAAGAGCAATAAAGTGCCCGATGTTACTAAATTCAGGATATCTTTCTCAAAATTAACATCTGAAGCTTTGGGATTTTCTCTAAACCAGATTTCAATCGGCAATCTCGTCACCAAATCTATGACTACTCCCATTTTTCCCGCTAGTTGTCCGATTGGCACATCAGATAAGCTATCTAATTTCTTGAATATCGCTTCCAATGTGGAGCCATCACATGCCCAAATCCGCTCAAATTTTGCTTGAGCAAATTCAATGCTTTGTGGCAACAATCGCTGTTTTCTCTGGTGCCACTTCACTCTAAATTCTGGCAGTAATTCCTTAAACACTCTCTCAAATAACTCAGATGGAAAGGTCAGAAATCTTTGTGCAATCGCCTGTTGACTTACTTGTGTTGGCTCACACCACAAAAATCCTTCTCGCCCTAACATTCGGCTTAGTTCTCTGACTCCTGGCACATTCCGCCACAGTAGCGTCAGCACTGCTGCCATCATCAAGGGTAAATTTAACAGCCGATTTCTCAGCCCTAATTGTCGGTAGTAATGACTTTGATTGAAAATTGCTGGTGTCAATAAAGCCTCTACTTGAGCGGCGATGATCTCATCTTCCACACCTGGTTGGTGGTTCTTTTTGGCGTGGTCGCGGTTACTTCTTCGGCGGCTGGTCATCAGGCCTCTATTCCCTCAAACTCTTGACTAGAAACAGTTTGGCATCTTTTTATTACCCTTTTGACAAATCTCTGATTTTCTTAACTTGTCACGAATGTGCTCCAGTAGACAGGCATTTTGCTAGTTCCGCTTTATCGGATATAGCTGTCATTAACACAATCGGAATTGCCTGCCAATTTGGCAAATTTCTGACTTGATGGCAGACTTCGATGCCATTGAGACCGGGCATCATTACATCTAGTAAAATGAGATCTGGTTGAACCCGATCGAGCCTATCGAGTGCGCGTTGACCGCTAGAAGCATAATGGAAAGTGTAGTTTTGAGTACCAAGCAAGGTTTGAATCACATCAAAATTGTTAGGCTCATCATCGATCGTCAGAATAGATGGTCGCTCGGTCATAGAATAGTAGCAGTAGTAGCGAAGAGTGTTGTGCGGATAAATTGTTAATGCATCATTACCAATTTATGTACATGCTACTACTTCTTGGATTGTAGAAGCGAGCATCTGGAGCGCGATCGGTTTAGAGATATACTGACTCGCTCCCGCCGCCAGACAGCGTTCTCGATCGCCGTCCAGATTGGCAGCAGTTAGTGCAAGAATGGGTAGTTTGGCAAATTCAGGATCGTTACGCAGTTGTGCTATCGCTGCTAAGCCATCCAAAACTGGCATTTGAATATCCATCAAAATTGCTTCAGGATGGTGTAACTTCGCTTGCTCGATCGCCTCTCGACCATTTTTCGCCACAATAATGTTGTAACCTTTGGTTTCCAAATAATCAGAGACTGTCTCTACAGTAGATCTGTCGTCATCGACAATTAAGATTTGTGTGCCTCTTTTTGGCGGACGCGAATTTGCGGTGAGGGCAAGCTGTCTATCCAAAGCTACCTGGCTCAGAAATGGTACTCTCGCTTCCGCAGTGGGATCTCGATCGAAGGAGACGAGCGAGCCGAGATTTCCACAAGGTAGATCGATCGTAAACCGACTACCGACATTTACTTCGCTAGTGACACTCACTTTTCCCCCATGCAACTTGACGATCTGGCGCACCAAATTTAGACCCAAACCAGTACCCTGTGCTTTGCGGTTGAACTCACTGTCGATCTGCGCGAACGGCTGAAACAATTTATTTAAATGTTCGGGTGCAATGCCAATCCCAGTATCGGTGACGGTAAGTTGTAGCAGAGCTGGAACAGCTTCAGTTGCATTAAAATAGTCCACACCTATACCGATTCGACCACTTTCAGGCGTGAATTTGACGGCATTACCCAGCAAATTAATCAAAACTTGGCGAATCCGACGTTCGTCGATCTCCACTTTTGGTAGATGTGGGGGTAGATTTACGGCTAGTTGAATTTGTTTTTTGTCAGCTTGAGGCTTGATAAAAGATAAACTATCCTCACAAAGTCGATCGATATCCGTGGGTTCGCGATATATCTCTAATTTTCCAGCCTCCATTTTGGCCAGATCGAGAATATCGTCGATTAATGCCAGAAGATGATTGCCACTATTCTCGATTACCTGGATGCACCGTAATTGTTTGGGGTTGAGCGTGCCATAGACTTGTTCGATCAAGCCTTCGGACATCCCCAAAATGGCATTGAGTGGCGTGCGAAGTTCGTGACTCATATTGTTGAAGAACATTGTCTTCGATCGATTGGCTTCTTCGGCAGCTTCTTTAGCCAATTTTAACTGGCTGGTACGTTGTTCGACCTTGTGTTCGAGTTCGACAACAGAGGCTTCCAATCGACTATAAAGCTTGGCATTCTCGATCGAGATCGCCGCTTGCGCAATCAGGATTTCGAGTGTTTCCAATCGAGGACGCGCGAACAGATCGACGGTAACCTGATTTTCTAAATATAAAATGCCCACCAGATTTCCTCGATCGAGGATTGGAGTACACAATACACTTTTGGGTCGATACTGCTGAAGGTATTCATCTCCACTGTACTGCATCAACTGGTGAGCATCTGTCAACAAAATTGGCTCTAAACTACGGCCTACCTGATTTACCAAACTAACAGCAATATCGGTACTTTCCTCAAATGGTATCGGCGATAATAGTTGCGTTTTATGCTCTAGTTCGACTTTGGCGACTAGCTGCAAACTATCTTCTGTTTTGAGAAATAATACACATTTATCGGCACCAGCAGTAGCAATAACGATCTCTAACAGATTGGTAATGAGTAGTTCGAGTTTTACCTGTTGCGAAATATTCCGCGAAGCTTTGAGCAAACTTTCCAAATCTAAAAATGTCGAGTCACACATCACCGAATTAGTAACATCAGTTACTTCAGGCTCGACAACTTCAACAGATTCTTGGTTCGTAATTGAGGCGAGGAGCTGAGGATAGAGCGTCTTTAATTGCACAACTTTAGCTTTGGCTCCCCATCGCCCATAACAATAATAAGCTTCCATCATATAGGATTGAGCTAATTTATCTTTACCCCAACCCAAATAAAACTTACCTGCCAATTCATTTGCCAGTGCTTCTTCATGAACGAATTGATATTCCTTTGCTCCCTCAATAGCTCGATCGTAATGTTCGATCGCCCCAGCTTTATTACCTAATACCCGTTGTTTTTCGGCTTCAATTAAATCCCACTTATGCAGATAATTCATCGGTGCATTTTGCGCCCACAGATCGATCGTCCCTTGATGGATTTCGACTTGGGCAAGAGTTTCAATCCGCTCTAGTTCCGACCGTTCGGGATATAATGCTAAATGAGTCAGTGCTGCATAAAAATGGAACACCGGAATCTGAATCATTCCAGAGACTGCTTGTAAATACAATTTGCCTTTGGTAATATTCTCTAGTGCCGCCGAGTAATTACCAAACAAATACGCCAGCATCAACTTGTAAATATAGGCATAGGCGAGAGCAGTAAGATCGCCATCTTCAAGATGTTTGGGAATCATTACCGTTTCATCATAAGCACTACCGACAAGACAATCTACTCGATCGTTTCCCTTTGCCAACAAGTTTTGTGCTATCTGCCGCTTCATCTCTAGATAAGCTTGTGCAGAATATTGTTTGATTTGTTCTAAATCTTTACTATAAGGTGAGATTTCCCCCTCCCAAGTAATCAGCTCTACTCCAGAGATCAGATGAGCATCAAAGTAACAACTGATAGTATATCCAGTAACGAGCGAATCACCAGATGCCTTGATATCTGTATAAGCATATTTTAGGTTTGGGATAGTTTTTCCTATAATTTCTTGGCGATGCTGAATCCATGCTGCAAATAGAAATGCTATTCTGCCTTTAAATTCTTGTGCATTCATGCGATCTGCCAAATTAAGTGCTAATTTGCCAAAACGATAGCCTGCTTTCACGTCTCCAAAAAAAGCACTTAGAACTAAGCCATGATTCACATATCCTATTGATGATGCCAATGTATTGCCAAATTGGAGCGATAAATTCACCATCATAGAGCTAAGAATCGGCAGTAGCGGTGGCATCCCAACAAAAATAGGTGCTCCTATATCTGCTAACAGTTCTATGGTTTGTGAAGGTTGTAAATCCTTCATCACTGGCAAATATAATAAATCTTCAATTTGGATGCCTTCGAGTTGGTGACTAAGTTTCTGTAGTGCTTGAACAGTCCCGGCTTCATCAGGTGAGATCGGGAATTCGATTCCCAATTGAGCTAATGCAGATCTACCTACAGAGATCGCGTCTTGCATTTTGCCATTGGCAGTAAGTGCAGCAATCTGGATTTTGTAGATTTTAACTTTATCTGAAATCATCTGTGCAGATCGCAAAACGATGACTGAGATATCTTCCATCCCATCCAAATTGCCTTCTAAATAAGCAGCTTCGGCAGCCGCAACATGTAGATCTAATGTTAATTGATACTGAGTTTCCCAACAGTCGATCGCTAGGAGTGCGATACCCGATCGTAAATAAGTATTTGCCGCTGCATAAGCCGTAGCAGCTCTGGCTTTTTTGCCCGCAGTTAGATTGAGTTTGGCTAAAGATACTCTTTGATGTGGCTGCGTAATTAGTGTTTGGGCTAGATTTAAATGTCCGACTATATCGAAGAGTTTTTCTGCTCTAGCAATCTCGGAAGACTTTTGATAGAGTAATTGACCGATTTTGAGATGAGTTGCTTGTTTGCAATCGTCAGGAATGAGCGAATAAGCTGCTTGTTGAACGCGATCGTGTAAGAATCGATAAAATGGATTGGCTGCTGTCGTTGACACCGACTGGACATCAGATCTGGTGAAAAACTTGTAGACTTCTGTTGTCGGAATTAATAAGTTATTTTGTAACCCTTCCCATAAAATTGCTGCTGTCTCTGCTGGCGAACGCTCCAAAACGATCGCTAAGGTATCCAAATCGAATTGCGATCCAATACATGCGGCTAAAGATATTGCCGATTGAGTTGCTGTCGGTAATTTTTGTAATTGTAACGCCATAAACTCGACCACATCATCAGTTAAAGCCAAGGCTTTAACTTTGGCAACATCGCAACTCCAGCCGCCAACATCGCTATTATGACTGACTCGATCGAATGTAATCAATCCATCTTCATGTAATGATTTGAGAAATTGCGTAGCAAAAAAGGGATTACCTTGAGTTTTTAGAGCTACCAATTTAGCTAAGGGTTGGGCGTGGAGTAGGCTACAATTTAAGGCACCCGCAACTAATTGACTTAAACCTTCTGTAGTCAGAGATTCTAATCTAATCGTATCGACGTTGATGCCAGTTTTTGCGATCTCGTCGATCGCTAAAATCGCTGGATGAACGGGTGAGACTTCATTGTCTCGATAAGCTCCCAATACTAGTAGATAGCCAGTATCTTGCATCAACAATTGCAGTAAATTGAGCGATGCTAAATCTGCCCATTGCAAATCGTCTAGGAATAATACCAGTGGATGTGCGGCGGTGGCAAACAACCGCACGAATTTTTGCATTAGCAGATTAAATCGTTGCTGTGCGGAACTTCCAGTTAATTCCGGCACGGGAAGTTGCTTGCCGATAATGCGTTCTAATTCGGGAATGACATCGATCAATACCTGCCCATACTCGCCTACAATATTCAGGATCTCGGTTTTCCAGACGAGCAGTTGGGCATCGGATTCGCACAGCAAGTTTCGCATCAAACCGCCAAAGGCTTGCCCGAAAGCAGAAAATGGGATATTGCGCCCAAATTGGTCGTATTTACCCTTAATAAAGTAGCCGCGCTGACGCACGATCGGTCTGTGAACTTCTTGAATCACCACAGTTTTGCCGACACCAGACGAGCCAGCAACTAAGAGCATTTCGGTAATACCCTTGCTAACTCGTTCAAAAGCATTCAGAAGTACGGCAACTTCTGGTTCGCGACCGTATAATTTTTCGGGAATGGTAAAGCGATCGCTCGGATCGCGCTCTCCCAATTCAAATAATTCGATCTTACCCGTAGCCTGCAATCGAGCCAAACAAATCTCTAGATCGTATCTGAGTCCCAACGCATTTTGATAGCGATCTTCAGCATTCTTGGACATCAACTTGCTGACAAACTGCGAGATCGGTAAGGGAATCTGCGGCGCAATCTGGTGTACTGGCACTGCTGGTTTAGCAATATGGCTATGCACCAATTCCATCGGATCGTTGGAAATAAATGGTAATTGCCCTGTCAATAGCTCGTAGCAGGTGACACCCAATGTATAAAAATCGCTGCGATAGTCGATCCCGCGATTCATGCGTCCGGTTTGTTCGGGGGACATATAGGCTAGCGTCCCAGCTAACATAT harbors:
- a CDS encoding ISNCY family transposase, producing MEPMKLSFGVLIVYLNRAILQMKDPRLASNGTKYTIRDAVLGAFSMFFMQSESFLEHQRHMNSNQGKSNAQTLFGMIKIPTVPQIRNILDEISATALFGVFNHVYQSLRREGHLKPFEYLGGLLVALDGTQYFDSHKLNCKCCSSRTHKNGTVTYFHSAILPVIVAPGQSQVISLAPEFITPQDGHQKQDCEVAAAKRWLKTHAPEFQGQAITLLGDDLYSHQPMCEQVIASGMNFIFTCLETSHTAVYDWLKYLDGIGEVKKLEVKQWNSNSSELYSYQYVNGIPLRDSQPAMKVNWCKLIHTRQSDGEILYENSFITRHELNEQSVPLVAAAGRCRWKTENENHNVLKTKGYHLEHNFGHGQQHLAACLLTLNLLAFLFHTVLHLTDLAYGQIRLKRVTRKGFFQDILSLTKYLLFESWPSLIDFMLYGSASTLVANSS
- a CDS encoding IS4 family transposase — translated: MTSRRRSNRDHAKKNHQPGVEDEIIAAQVEALLTPAIFNQSHYYRQLGLRNRLLNLPLMMAAVLTLLWRNVPGVRELSRMLGREGFLWCEPTQVSQQAIAQRFLTFPSELFERVFKELLPEFRVKWHQRKQRLLPQSIEFAQAKFERIWACDGSTLEAIFKKLDSLSDVPIGQLAGKMGVVIDLVTRLPIEIWFRENPKASDVNFEKDILNLVTSGTLLLLDRGFYHFQFWQELINRDIHFITRLKKGASLQIERVFSNSYSIRDRIVRMGSGTKKTPYITVRLVEIKVGKVWYSYLTSVLDPLNLPPYVVADLYGRRWRIEEAFNTVKRLLGLSYLWTGSVNGIKLQMWGTWLFYAVLVDLGDAVADELSLPFDRISLEMIYRGLYHFHVAHHKGLAANPVTYFAAPENQDLGIVKTVRKPNVKLIIAPFPDSMSRTDNFFFDSSPQARLTSAIAS
- a CDS encoding phasin family protein, yielding MAGLGDIVQKAFYLGVGLATTAGEQAGEKLSSIGVQAQKLTDEMVAKGEITTEEARKLVDEMIKSAQQQNLNQVQDTTTERAKKTNEPRRIEIVADNEPPASATESPDNISQMRKQVEELQEELKRMKNS
- a CDS encoding ParA family protein, which encodes MIITITALKGGVGKTTTSIHLAAYLQENAPTLLIDADRNRSALVWSREDKLPFTVASQAGATAIISKYTHIITDTQARPEQDELKDLVASSDLLIVPTTPNHLDIDTTIKTTELLEEWGAKYKILLTQVDSRTKTGREARAILEEAKLPLFKTDIPLLVAFERSSSRGVVIKDYGDPRAQFGWSKYQAVGKEILA
- a CDS encoding response regulator, giving the protein MTERPSILTIDDEPNNFDVIQTLLGTQNYTFHYASSGQRALDRLDRVQPDLILLDVMMPGLNGIEVCHQVRNLPNWQAIPIVLMTAISDKAELAKCLSTGAHS